A stretch of Castanea sativa cultivar Marrone di Chiusa Pesio chromosome 2, ASM4071231v1 DNA encodes these proteins:
- the LOC142625957 gene encoding uncharacterized protein LOC142625957, with protein MEIESVKCECCGLKEDCTQDYINEVKAKFDNKWLCGLCSEAVSDEVSRGKKSFDMEEAVKAHMSFCRKFKSNPAVRVADGMRQMLRRRSTNLSSSSPSTSPSSSNKKYSKSASTSQVSGASTFSLY; from the coding sequence atggagaTTGAATCAGTCAAGTGTGAGTGTTGTGGACTCAAAGAAGATTGTACACAAGACTATATAAATGAAGTCAAGGCCAAGTTTGATAACAAATGGCTATGTGGGTTGTGCTCAGAAGCAGTAAGTGATGAAGTTAGCCGAGGCAAAAAGTCATTTGATATGGAAGAAGCTGTGAAGGCTCACATGTCATTTTGTCGTAAATTCAAATCAAACCCTGCAGTTCGAGTAGCCGATGGGATGAGGCAGATGCTAAGAAGAAGGTCAACTAatttatcatcatcatcaccatcaacaTCACCATCTTCTTCTAATAAGAAGTATTCAAAATCAGCAAGCACTTCACAAGTGAGCGGTGCATCAACTTTCTCATTGTActaa